The genomic stretch tttcagttctcttgaTTAAATGCCAAGGAGTGAGACTGCCAGGTCCTAGGCATGGTGTGGATCTAGCTTTAATTTTTCCTAGACTCGAGTTCTTGAAGCAACAACACATGATTCATGGGGCGAATCAACATAtggaggtttatttatttatttatttattgagacagagttttgctctgtcgccgggctggagtacagtggtgcgatctcggctcactgcaacctcggcgtcctgggttcaagtgattctcctgcctcagcctcccaagtagctgggactacaggtgcgcaccaccatgcctggctaatttttgtatttttagtagagacggggtttcaccatgttggccaggctggtgtcgatctcctgacctcataatctgcctgccttggccttccaaagtgctgggattacaggcatgagccaccatgcccggcctatttatttttcgagacagagtctcactctgtcacccaggctggagtgcagtggcgcaatctcagctcactgcaacctccacctcccaggttcaagcgattctcctgcctcggcctccagagtagctgggattacagacatctgccaccaggcccagctaatttttgtattttcagtagagatggggtttcatcatgttgtgcaggctggtctcgaactcctgacctcaggtgattcactggcctcagcctcccaaagtgctaggattacaggcgtgcgccaccacgcctagctaatttttgtatttttagtagagacgggatttcaccatgttggctagactggtcttgaaatcctgacctcaggtgatctgcccgcctcggccccccaaagtgttgggatgacaggcgtgagccaccacgcctggcctggaggtgtatttaaaaagcattaaccCCTGCCTCTGTTAAGTGAAACACTCCCATTTCCCCTTGCCCTTCACCTCCGGAGCCCCCAGGCAGGCAAGGCTGTGGGAGTTCTTCCACCCCTTCTCCAGGCGCCCTGATGCGCTGACTGTGTGCCAGTGAGGGGCCAGGGTTCTTGGGAGCCCACCGTCTTAGCAGGAGCTGGCTGCTGTGTGCCCCTATTGGGTTGTGTCTCTActctctgtatctctgtctctttgtccCTGTCTCTGATGCCTAGTCTCTGTGTTTCTTTGTTGCTCTAATCTCTCCAGCATCCCCTCTTCTCTCCCATGTCTGTGCTGGAGTCTCCCCAAGGGTCCAGGGTGGGGGTTGGGAGTCCCCAAGGCCTGGGATGACCCCTCTTCCCTCCTGCACCCCGTATCAGTACCCAGATGGCGTCTTCTATGACCTGGACAGCTGCAAGCATTCCAGCTACCCTGATTCAGAGGGGGCTCCTGGTGAGTGACCCCAGCCCTGTGCCCTTCCTGCCTTGgggcccatttcacagatagggGAGCTGAGGCCCAGGGGAGGTCATTTCCTAGCACAACAGGATAAAGGTGGCCCGGGCCTATAgccctcctcccctttcctctcccacCCATCCGCTCCTCCATGCAAATCCTGGGGTCAGAGATTTGCACAGCCTACAATGGCCTCTCTGTGCTGGGGGCTTCGACTGCGAGGAGGCCTCCGTGAGACATCCCAGCTTCTGACTCAGTGCCCTTCCCCCAGACTCCCTGTGGGACTGGACTGTGGCCCCACCTGTCCCAGCCACCCCCTATGAAGCCTTCGACCCGGCAGCAGCCGCTTTTAGCCACCCCCAGGCTGCCCAGCTCTGCTACGAACCCCCCACCTACAGCCCTGCAGGGAACCTCGAACTGGCCCCCAGCCTGGAGGCCCCGGGGCCTGGCCTCCCCGCATACCCCACGGAGAACTTCGCTAGCCAGGTGAGTGGTAAGGGGACAGTTAAAATCAAGCccaaaccaggtgtggtggtgcacgcctgtaatcccagctgcttgagaggctgaggtgggaggaggattgcttgagcccagaaggtcgaggcaatccaccgcactccagtctgggcaacagagcaagaccctgtctcaaaaaaaaaaaaagaaaagaaaaagaaaagaaaactcaagctCAGTCATTTGGTTGAGGTTTGCTGGGTGCCGGGCACTGCACTGAGACTGCACATAGTAAGCCCTGCAGCGGCCTGCCAGGTTACGTTCCGTTGTTGCCCCTCTGAACAAGTGAGTCAAGAGAGGTAGTGACAGGAAGCCAGGGACAGGGCAGACTCGCATTACCTGTGTTGGGCCGGCTTTGAGGAGGTACCTCAGGTGTCCCCTGGCCACAGCGTGGTGATCTGAACAAAGGCCAAAGTCCAGGCTGTCAACAAAGAGGGAGACCAGAGCCAGGAGGGCCACCGCCTTGGCCtgagaggaggaagtggagggaGACAAGGGGTCCCTGGACATGCAGGTGACCCTGACCTTCCGCAGACCCTGGTTCCCCCGGCATATGCCCCGTACCCCAGCCCCGTGCTATCAGAGGAGGAAGACTTACCGTTGGACAGCCCTGCCCTGGAGGTCTCGGACAGCGAGTCGGATGAGGCCCTCGTGGCTGGCCCCGAGGGGAAGGGATCCGAGGCAGGTATGCGGgagtggctggggtgggggagatgCCAGCTGGAGATGGTGGGGGTGCTGAGAGCACCATGGCTTCCTGGGCCTCTACATATACTCCAGCACTCTGGGCAGCTCCCAGATTCGCACCacctgctggctgtgtgaccttgggtaagtgcCTCTACCTCTCTGTGCCCAGGTTTCCTGTCTGTGCGATGGGGATGGAGGTGATAGTGTCTACCCTCCTGAGGTCGTTGGGGGGACTAAATGGGATAGTAAGTGTAAATGGGACAgcagtgccaggcacagagtgAGCACTTCAATAAGTCAACCTCTTCACCATCATTCCCGACACCACAGCAACAGAAATAATAACGCTATCAACCCCCAACGGTTCAACCCTTGCCCCCTGCCCGTGTGCCCAACATCCTTTATGCTCAACCCCAAGAAAGCTGAGATCGCTCCTTCCTTTCTGTGTCTGGGCCTCGGTTT from Pan paniscus chromosome 20, NHGRI_mPanPan1-v2.0_pri, whole genome shotgun sequence encodes the following:
- the SPIB gene encoding transcription factor Spi-B isoform X2, translating into MLALEAAQLDGPHFSCLYPDGVFYDLDSCKHSSYPDSEGAPDSLWDWTVAPPVPATPYEAFDPAAAAFSHPQAAQLCYEPPTYSPAGNLELAPSLEAPGPGLPAYPTENFASQTLVPPAYAPYPSPVLSEEEDLPLDSPALEVSDSESDEALVAGPEGKGSEALARSCACTSSCWGY
- the SPIB gene encoding transcription factor Spi-B isoform X1, which gives rise to MLALEAAQLDGPHFSCLYPDGVFYDLDSCKHSSYPDSEGAPDSLWDWTVAPPVPATPYEAFDPAAAAFSHPQAAQLCYEPPTYSPAGNLELAPSLEAPGPGLPAYPTENFASQTLVPPAYAPYPSPVLSEEEDLPLDSPALEVSDSESDEALVAGPEGKGSEAGTRKKLRLYQFLLGLLTRGDMRECVWWVEPGAGVFQFSSKHKELLARRWGQQKGNRKRMTYQKLARALRNYAKTGEIRKVKRKLTYQFDSALLPAARRA
- the SPIB gene encoding transcription factor Spi-B isoform X3, with protein sequence MASSMTWTAASIPATLIQRGLLTPCGTGLWPHLSQPPPMKPSTRQQPLLATPRLPSSATNPPPTALQGTSNWPPAWRPRGLASPHTPRRTSLASPVLSEEEDLPLDSPALEVSDSESDEALVAGPEGKGSEAGTRKKLRLYQFLLGLLTRGDMRECVWWVEPGAGVFQFSSKHKELLARRWGQQKGNRKRMTYQKLARALRNYAKTGEIRKVKRKLTYQFDSALLPAARRA